CATCCTCCCTATCGCGCGCCGGTTTGGCCCGGCTTCTGCGTATTGTGAATGCTTCAGTCAGGGCTGTTTCCAGGGCAGCCCCGCAAATTTCCAACCCTCACGCGTACTCCGATGGCCCCGCTCATCGACGGGACCTTCGAACCCACCCGCGATAGAATAGGCGTGTCGATACCCGGCAGCGGCCGCTGCACGTGCCGCAGCAAGACTGCGCCCGCCGCTGCGGCACAGGAAAAGCAGCATGTCATCCGGTGACGCCGATGCTCTCAGCTGATCGATGAAGCCTTCATTGACCGTCATTGTCGGAAAGACGTGCCAGCAGATTTTCAGGAGCGGCTTGCTGGTGCCGGCGATGTCGGGCTCCCCAACATAAAGCCATTCGGGCTCGGTCCGAACATCCACAAGCCTGGCTGACGGTCGATCGACCAGCGCATGCCAAGCCTGTTCCGGTGTCAATTCATCCGCGTGCATCGCGCGCCATGCTCCGCGGTTTGCTAGATCGGAACAACCATCAGGATGTCGATCTGCCGCGAATCCAGCACGACGATGCGCTCCTGAAATTTGGCAACACCTTTCTCGACGACGATGACATCGAGATATCGGCCCGTCGCGAATGGCTCGGCTCGTCCGTCCTGCATGATACGGGCGACCTGAAAGTTGCAGCGCGCATTATAAGTGCCTTGCGTCGCGCCCATCGCGAACAGCGGTCGATTGACCATATGATTGTAGCTGTGCGGTTCGAATATATTCGCGGTATGGAACGCCTTCACGCGATCCGCCATCATACCGCGACCGACACAGCGGATGATTCCGATTGGAAGGCCGGCGTCGTAATTCTCCTTGGTCGTGAGATGATACATCCCTGACTCGGTGAAGAATTGCGGCCAGCGCTCGATGTCCTCGTCATCGAGCGCGTAGGCATAGTCGAAGATGAGATCCTCAAGAATTTCCCGAAGGGCCGGATCGAACTGCTCTGCGCCGCGGCTTGCAATCTTGTTCATCTGCCGCTCCTCAGAATCCCATAATTCCGCGATAGCCCTGCCAGAAGCCGCGAACCGCGGTCTCCGTGGCGCGTGACTGCTTTTCCGACGCGACCTGCCGTCCGCCCATCTCCATGAACGAGGCCGATTGCGGACTTGTCCGCGTTCCACGTTGAACGAACTCATTGATGCAGCCATCTTCGAGCGAGACGAGGCCAGCGGCGCCGGTCAGATTGCTCTGCATGACACGCATATTCGACTGCTCTTCGGAATCGCGCTCGTAGCCGAGGTAAATCCAGAACAACTCGGTCTTGTCGACACCGCGCGGAGCAAAAAATCGGATCGCCAGCGAGTTCAGCGTGAATTGCACGCACAGATTGGGGAAGATGGTCTGGATGCTGTGCGTGATGCCGTCGTCGAATTCCTCCCATGCCTCCAGCAAGCCCGGCCCCTCCAATGCCGAGTCGTAGTTGGCAGAATGCACCTTCGACTGAGCGTATTCTTCCGCCTCGGTCATCTTGGCGCGACGTGCAAAACTGATGTGGTGCCACTTGCGATCCGACAAGATGATGCCGCCGTCCATATCGAGCCGGTTGACCTTGAAGGTCGTGTAGAACGTGTGCAGCAGCGTCGCGTGATAGGAATCGCGCAGATTTTCGGCGTAGAGCTTCCAATTGTTATGGATGATCTGGCTATGGGTGCCGAGGACGCGCAACGGGCGACCGAGGTTGCGCTTGATGAAGTTCGCCATTTCGTCACCGAGATAGCTTTCCACCCCGCCGATATCGTCGGCGAAGGTGCCAAACACCATGCCGCAAAAGATCTCCACTTTGAGCGGCTGCAGGCGATGGTTCTCAACCTTGAAATCGGCGGGCATCCCGCCATGGCCGCGAATACCGTTGCGAAATGCAACGCCTTTCAGGCGGCCATCGAGTTCATAGTTCCAGGCGTGATATACACAATTGAGAGTGGCGACATTGTCCTTCTTCTTCAGGCAAACCAGCGCACCCTTATGTGCGCAACGGTTGACCAACGCGTGTATCTTGCCCTCGCGGTGGCGCGTGACAACGACCGGGATTTCGCCAACCGTTGTCGTGCGATAATCGCCCGGATTGGGAATCTCCACTTCGAGGCAGAGAAAGCTCCAGACCGGACCGCGGAAAATCCGTGCCTGCTCCAGTGCATAAATCTCCGGATCGGAAAACAAGCGATACGGCGCCCTTGTGACGCCCTCGGCAGGCCATTCAAACGGTTCGGACAGGGGCGCGGTCGGGTTTGCCGAAGCTGTGGCAGATTGCGGCGAAGCAGCAGACATAGCGTTTCCTTCTAATCGCCGGCGTGATGCCGCCCGGCTCTTTAGAAACGCTATCAACGGGGGATTGAGTGAGCCAATAACGGCTCAAGGCAAATAAATAAGTTTTACTTATTACCAATTCCCGCCGGTTAGCGCCCACGCAATGTCCGCCTGACTTTTTCGACGAATGAAACGACGGCTGGCGCGGGCTCCGATTTGCGAAAAACGAGAGCGAGATTAGACATCTCCTGGATGTTGGCCAGCGGCCGGTAAACGATGTCCGGGATCGGCAACGTGCCGAGCGACTTTGGTACAAAGGCAACGCCGAGACCGGCACCGACAAGACTTGCGATCGCCGCAAATTGTTGTGCGCGTTGGGTGATACGCGGCACGAACTGGTTCTTGCGACAGATATCCTCGACCTGCGCATGGAAGCCGACGCCTTCCATGTAACGCATCGCGATGAAGGATTCCTCCGCCAGCTCTGCGATCGGAATGGCGCGCCGCTTGGCAAGCCGATGCTCCGCCGGTATCGCGACGATGATCGGCTCGCTGAGTAATGTGAGCGACGTCAGGCCGACGGGCCATTGTTTCACCGGGAGCCGCAGGAAGCCGATATCGAGGTGCCCGCTTTGCAGATCATCGAGCTGCTGGCGGATGCCCAGCTCATGCAAATGAAGATCAACATTGGGATTGGTTTTGCGATAGGCCGAGATCGTGCGGCTGAGAATTCCCGAGAACGCGGCCGACCCGACATAGCCGATTTCGATCAGCCCCTTCTCGCCGCGACCGGCTTGGCGAGCGATCAGTTCGGTTCGCTCGGCCTGTTGCAAAGTCCGAAGCGCCTGTTCGAGGGTCAATCGCCCCGCGACCGTCAGTTGGACCGACCGCTTGGTGCGGTGGAACAGGCGTACGCCGAGCTCACGCTCGAGGTGCTGAATGTGCTGAGTGAGCGCCGGTTGAGCAATGCCGAGACGCTCCGCAGCACGACTAAAGTGCAGTTCCTCAGCCAGAACCGCCAAGCATCTAAGATGACGAAGTTCCACAATGGCTATCTATTACACTTTCGCACTAACAATCCAAGGAAAGCCTTACGCGTGGTGAAGAAAACATTTGATATGCAAATTTATACGCACTCACGATGCTGATGGAATTTTATCAGATATCCGTTCAGTGATCATAACTCGTGGAAGGTCAGTATTCGCACGCGGGAGTGACGGCATCAACGACGCCTCACATATGAGAAGAGAGACTTTTCTCAGAAATCGCGCTACCAACTCTCCTAAGCTGGCGATTGCATTGAACCAAGGCGCGACATAGGGACCACACCATTTCGAGCATTTGACATGCTGGCGTCTTCCCTCCTCTGCAGCCTGCATTTACTCGATCAAGTCTTCTATTTCGGCTTTGATCAGCAGCGCTGTTGCTTTTGAGTAAAAGCGACACATCGTAAAAGTGCCGCCCGCGATATAGAGCCCCGGCTGCGCGGTGTGCACCCACATGTTGCGGAGTCCATTGTCCGTGCCCAATCCCCAGAGCGGTCCTACACTTTCAGCCATTTCAGTGCCAAACAGGCTTTCGACAGCTTGTTGAAGGGCCGATAACTGGTGCCAAGAACTATGAGGTCGGTCTTTAGTTCTTCCCGTCAGTGAAGACCACCCCACTCTACAAGCCTTTCAATTTCGACCCCGGGGTTGAGTTTTTATCTTGCCTTCAATGATAAGCTCGGATGCCCCACATCGACGTAGCACCCTCCAAGATAGCGGACGAGTTTCAAGAAGAAGCCTGTTTCATCCTCTCCGTTGTCGAGCTTGACTCCTACGTTTTCTAGTCCCTGTAACAACTCCCGGTCGGCCTCCGCCATCTTCTTGCTGAGCGGGCCACGCAGTCTTCGCAAAAGATCGTGTGGCACGGATGCCACCATCAGATCCATGTCTCCGACTGGACGAACCCCTCATTATTTCGATAGGCAGGACACGCGATCGCTGACTGATCAACTGACGACCGTAGTAAAGAACGCTGAATCATAGTGACGTCCGCGCCTCGCAAGTAGGCCTCCTGCGCAATATCGTGAGCACTGGTACCTGATCCAACTACCAGGACAGTTTTTCCTGCAACGTCAACGTCGCTACCGTGCTCGCGAAAAGTAATAAAATAGGCTAACATAAGCGTACAATTGCCGAATACACGCATCTCAACTGCTATGAGATAGTGGTCTCAATCGCCACACAAAAACCGTGCCACCTTTGCAAGAGGACGCACGGTTCTGCAGTGCAGATCACGATTGACACTTCTTTGCTTCTGTCAATCAACTCCAATAACGTCATTCTATTCGAGCGCCGAGCCACGATGAGCCCCGCTTCTAGGGAACGTAGTTGTTGTGACCAACCCTGCGCATGTATTGAATTGTCTCCTCCAACGAGACGACATCGGCATACTTCGCGTTGAGATCGAACAGGCTTTGATCATGAGCTTTCTTTGAACGATCTCCTACCGCTTCGCTCACCACCATTGGACGAAAGCCGCTTTGGACAGAGTCAACGGCCGTCGCCCGAACACAACCACTTGTCGAGCAACCGGCAATAATTAGAGTGTCCACTCCCTGGCTGGTCAGCCGCGGAGCAAGATCTGTTCCGAAAAAGCAAGACGAGTATTTCTTTAGGAGCATGCCATCCGATGCACGCACATCTAGACGTTCGTCAATTTCGTGCCC
The genomic region above belongs to Pseudorhodoplanes sinuspersici and contains:
- a CDS encoding rhodanese-like domain-containing protein, encoding MHADELTPEQAWHALVDRPSARLVDVRTEPEWLYVGEPDIAGTSKPLLKICWHVFPTMTVNEGFIDQLRASASPDDMLLFLCRSGGRSLAAARAAAAAGYRHAYSIAGGFEGPVDERGHRSTREGWKFAGLPWKQP
- a CDS encoding Rieske 2Fe-2S domain-containing protein, with translation MSAASPQSATASANPTAPLSEPFEWPAEGVTRAPYRLFSDPEIYALEQARIFRGPVWSFLCLEVEIPNPGDYRTTTVGEIPVVVTRHREGKIHALVNRCAHKGALVCLKKKDNVATLNCVYHAWNYELDGRLKGVAFRNGIRGHGGMPADFKVENHRLQPLKVEIFCGMVFGTFADDIGGVESYLGDEMANFIKRNLGRPLRVLGTHSQIIHNNWKLYAENLRDSYHATLLHTFYTTFKVNRLDMDGGIILSDRKWHHISFARRAKMTEAEEYAQSKVHSANYDSALEGPGLLEAWEEFDDGITHSIQTIFPNLCVQFTLNSLAIRFFAPRGVDKTELFWIYLGYERDSEEQSNMRVMQSNLTGAAGLVSLEDGCINEFVQRGTRTSPQSASFMEMGGRQVASEKQSRATETAVRGFWQGYRGIMGF
- a CDS encoding aromatic-ring-hydroxylating dioxygenase subunit beta, which codes for MNKIASRGAEQFDPALREILEDLIFDYAYALDDEDIERWPQFFTESGMYHLTTKENYDAGLPIGIIRCVGRGMMADRVKAFHTANIFEPHSYNHMVNRPLFAMGATQGTYNARCNFQVARIMQDGRAEPFATGRYLDVIVVEKGVAKFQERIVVLDSRQIDILMVVPI
- a CDS encoding LysR substrate-binding domain-containing protein; amino-acid sequence: MELRHLRCLAVLAEELHFSRAAERLGIAQPALTQHIQHLERELGVRLFHRTKRSVQLTVAGRLTLEQALRTLQQAERTELIARQAGRGEKGLIEIGYVGSAAFSGILSRTISAYRKTNPNVDLHLHELGIRQQLDDLQSGHLDIGFLRLPVKQWPVGLTSLTLLSEPIIVAIPAEHRLAKRRAIPIAELAEESFIAMRYMEGVGFHAQVEDICRKNQFVPRITQRAQQFAAIASLVGAGLGVAFVPKSLGTLPIPDIVYRPLANIQEMSNLALVFRKSEPAPAVVSFVEKVRRTLRGR
- a CDS encoding isochorismatase family protein, with amino-acid sequence MSTDNEEEIFARRGFGMRIGFGSHPALIVIDIIRAFTDPGRPLGSDLSEQIVATQKLLAVAHDRKFPVIFSTVRYDETDNRDAGIWRLKMRGIADLAAGTNGHEIDERLDVRASDGMLLKKYSSCFFGTDLAPRLTSQGVDTLIIAGCSTSGCVRATAVDSVQSGFRPMVVSEAVGDRSKKAHDQSLFDLNAKYADVVSLEETIQYMRRVGHNNYVP